In Mycobacterium sp. ITM-2016-00317, the genomic window CCACGAGCTGGCGGCGGTGATCGTCGAACCCGTCGTGCAGGGCGCCGGGGGGATGCGGTTCCACGATCCGCGGTACCTGACCGAGCTGCGGCGGATGTGCGACGAGCACGGCGTGCTGCTGATCTTCGACGAGATCGCCACCGGGTTCGGCAGGACCGGGGCGCTGTTCGCCGCCGACCATGCCGGGGTGTGCCCCGACATCATGTGCGTCGGTAAGGCTCTGACCGGCGGATACCTGACGCTGGCCGCGACGCTGTGCACGCGCGCGGTGGCGGCGACGATCAGCGAGCACCCGCCGGGGGCGTTGATGCACGGCCCGACGTTCATGGCCAACGCGCTGGCCTGCGCGGTGAGCGTGGCCTCGGTCGAGTTGCTGCTCGCCACGGACTGGCAGAGCCAGGTGCGTGGCATCGCGGAAGGGCTCCGCTCGGGCCTGGCCCCGGCCGCGGACCTGCCACACGTCGTCGACGTGCGGGTGCTCGGCGCGATCGGCGTGATCGAGGTGGACCGGCCGGTGGACCTCGCCGTCGCGACGCCGGTCGCGATCGAGCACGGGGTGTGGCTGCGGCCGTTCCGGAACCTGATCTACGTGATGCCGCCCTATGTCTGTACCGGCGAGGAGATCGCACAGATCGCCTCGGCGATGATCGCAGTCGCGCGTGCACTAACCTGAACGGTGTTCAATGGCCGGCCGGGCTGCTGTCGGGGCCCGGCTCGCCGGTTCATTCCTTCCAGGAGGAGCGCCGTGACACGCGTGGGTCTTTCCCCGTTGGCCTGGCTCGGTGAGGTCGAAGCCCAGCGGCGTGCGGCCGGATTGCGCCGGTCGCTGCGCACCCGCCGACCCGTGGGCGCCGAGTTGGACCTGGCCTCCAACGACTATCTCGGGCTCTCCCAGCACCCGCACGTGATCGACGGCGGTGTCGCGGCCCTGCGCACCTGGGGCGCCGGATCCACCGGATCGCGTCTGGTCACCGGCAACACCGAACTGCACGAGGCCTTCGAGGCCGC contains:
- a CDS encoding adenosylmethionine--8-amino-7-oxononanoate transaminase, with amino-acid sequence MPAMTPIEISAVDAAHIWHPYSPIGADALAPVVAVGARGACLTLVHQGREVEVLDAMASWWTAVHGHGHPVLDAAITRQLATMNHVMFGGLTHEPAARLAQLLVEVTPDALQTVFFSDSGSVSVEVAVKMALQYWRSSGHTAKSRLMTWRGGYHGDTFTPMSVCDPDGGMHELWTGKNSLLADQVFAPPVPAAYDSGYVDTFEAQLAAHAHELAAVIVEPVVQGAGGMRFHDPRYLTELRRMCDEHGVLLIFDEIATGFGRTGALFAADHAGVCPDIMCVGKALTGGYLTLAATLCTRAVAATISEHPPGALMHGPTFMANALACAVSVASVELLLATDWQSQVRGIAEGLRSGLAPAADLPHVVDVRVLGAIGVIEVDRPVDLAVATPVAIEHGVWLRPFRNLIYVMPPYVCTGEEIAQIASAMIAVARALT